A single window of Desulfovibrio sp. G11 DNA harbors:
- a CDS encoding IS481 family transposase, which translates to MESFNQNVIKHKTGLLNLAAELGNVSRACRIMGFSRDTFYRYQTARDAGGVEALFEVSRKKPNLKNRVEEATELAVLDFAIAFPAHGQVRASNELRKTGVFVSPSGVRSIWLRHDLASMKQRLNALEKKSAEEGIVLTEAQVQALERKKHDDEACGEIESHHPGYLGSQDTFYVGTIKGVGRIYQQTFVDTYSKWAAAKLYTTKTPITGADLLNDRVLPFFTSMEMGIIRMLTDRGTEYCGRLETHDYQLYLGINNIEHTKAKARHPQTNGICERFHKTILHEFYQVAFRRKLYNSLEELQADLDVWMEHYNIERTHQGKKCCGRTPLQTLLDGKQIWKEKVGQLN; encoded by the coding sequence ATGGAAAGTTTCAATCAAAACGTCATCAAACACAAGACCGGACTTCTCAACCTTGCCGCCGAACTCGGCAATGTCTCCAGAGCCTGCCGCATCATGGGCTTTTCCAGAGATACCTTCTACCGGTATCAAACAGCACGAGACGCCGGAGGCGTTGAAGCGCTGTTTGAGGTCAGCCGCAAAAAGCCCAACCTGAAAAATCGCGTGGAAGAGGCCACGGAACTGGCGGTGTTGGATTTTGCGATAGCCTTCCCTGCTCATGGGCAAGTGCGGGCCAGCAACGAACTGCGCAAAACCGGCGTATTTGTGTCGCCGTCAGGGGTGCGTTCCATCTGGTTGCGCCATGACCTGGCCTCAATGAAGCAGCGCCTGAACGCCCTGGAGAAGAAGTCCGCTGAAGAGGGCATTGTGCTCACCGAAGCCCAGGTACAAGCTCTGGAGCGTAAAAAACACGACGATGAGGCTTGCGGCGAAATAGAAAGCCATCATCCCGGATATCTCGGCAGTCAGGACACATTTTACGTCGGCACCATCAAGGGCGTCGGCCGTATTTATCAGCAAACCTTTGTGGATACCTACTCTAAGTGGGCGGCTGCCAAGCTCTACACTACCAAAACACCCATCACCGGAGCCGACCTGCTCAATGACCGGGTTTTGCCATTCTTCACTTCAATGGAAATGGGCATTATCCGCATGCTGACGGACAGGGGCACAGAGTACTGCGGCAGACTGGAAACGCATGACTACCAGCTTTATCTGGGCATAAACAACATAGAACACACCAAGGCCAAGGCGCGGCATCCGCAGACAAACGGCATCTGCGAACGTTTCCACAAGACCATCCTGCACGAGTTTTACCAGGTTGCCTTCCGGCGGAAACTGTATAACTCTCTGGAGGAACTGCAGGCCGATCTGGATGTCTGGATGGAACATTACAACATCGAAAGGACACATCAAGGGAAAAAGTGTTGCGGCAGAACGCCATTGCAAACACTCCTTGACGGAAAACAGATCTGGAAGGAAAAGGTCGGACAACTCAACTAA